In Debaryomyces hansenii CBS767 chromosome B complete sequence, one genomic interval encodes:
- a CDS encoding DEHA2B13530p (similar to CA3032|IPF12319 Candida albicans IPF12319) — MNSTKDSLRFLSVSDIQGNILALQDLYDNEIRKQNPIDFIIHTGNFGFWNHDTIDSYHDVQYLKQIVAFSEVLDKSTVHDLNDLSTVQTKNANPLDEINIFKQKLKDSKKGISQLDLYINGQFKLPCPVYTIFGPLDDPQIIDKFQSGEIQIPNLHLIDHTKCYEIPSPLESQPGIKLYGLGGNLKIHSLFDNGNFHYNSISGKIGDLWITLLQIAELYINFMNTGNKKTINIFMSHAPVIKTPLLEHLAILTNADFTISQGLHFRYPVMGNGMSFVDSMGGSAGYIENYRSKFSRLRMILGEYWLAIKPDLSALLQETEESERENVTKLIEMGLSLFDKIPISINDSIDKIIPLTLDDSVPEDTGTSKKILKKINDYYFSAYYNLWHFNLCDHVINSTESDYNIMIFKLNKYGNFKLDYCNSQGFNFNFKLQDGYDENEEIDDDYEAEEVDSRHSFNAIEYSPKTGIKKAVIISNPKNEENGDADENNEYDDEYNNEYMNEENDDENERRKRFALRGRRGRGRGRGRSFRGKPRGRGRP; from the coding sequence ATGAATAGCACCAAGGATTCCCTTAGGTTCTTGAGTGTTTCTGATATACAGGGTAATATACTTGCCTTGCAAGACTTGTACGACAATGAAATAAGAAAGCAAAATCCTATTGACTTTATAATCCATACGGGCAACTTTGGATTTTGGAATCACGACACTATAGACCTGTATCATGATGTACAGTATTTGAAGCAAATAGTAGCATTCCTGGAAGTATTAGATAAATCTACAGTCCATGACTTGAATGACTTATCCACTGTTCAAACGAAGAATGCTAATCCATtggatgaaattaatatcttcaaacAGAAGCTTAAAGATTCGAAGAAAGGTATATCACAACTAGacttatatataaatggTCAGTTTAAACTTCCATGTCCAGTGTATACTATATTTGGGCCGTTAGATGATCCACAAATAATAGATAAATTTCAATCAGGAGAAATACAAATCCCCAATTTACATTTGATAGACCATACAAAGTGTTATGAAATCCCGAGTCCATTAGAATCTCAGCCTGGTATTAAACTATACGGACTTGGTGGTAATTTAAAGATACATAGTTTATTCGATAATGgtaattttcattataattCTATATCAGGCAAAATTGGGGACCTATGGATAACTTTACTCCAAATTGCTGAATTGTATATAAACTTTATGAATACTGGAAATAAGAAGACGATTAACATATTTATGTCCCATGCTCCAGTCATCAAGACTCCATTACTAGAACACTTGGCAATTTTAACAAATGCAGATTTTACAATTAGTCAAGGTTTACATTTTAGGTACCCGGTAATGGGCAACGGCATGAGTTTCGTCGACAGTATGGGGGGGAGCGCTggatatattgaaaactatAGATCGAAATTTTCACGCTTACGAATGATATTAGGGGAATATTGGTTGGCCATCAAGCCTGATTTGAGTGCATTATTACAAGAGACGGAAGAGTCTGAAAGGGAAAACGTAACTAAACTAATAGAAATGGGATTAAGcttatttgataaaataccCATTTCAATAAACGATTCtatagataaaataataCCCTTGACATTGGATGATTCCGTACCTGAGGATACGGGGACCAgtaaaaaaatattaaaaaagaTAAATGATTATTACTTTTCAGCATACTATAACTTGTGGCACTTCAATTTGTGTGACCACGTCATTAATTCTACAGAACTGGActataatataatgattttcaaattgaataagtatggaaattttaaattggACTATTGCAACAGTCAGggatttaattttaactTTAAGTTACAAGATGGATATgatgaaaacgaagaaattgatgatgacTATGAAGctgaagaagttgattcGAGGCATTCATTCAATGCGATTGAATATTCACCAAAAACGGGAATTAAGAAAGCGGTTATAATCAGTAACCccaaaaatgaagaaaacgGCGATGCAGacgaaaataatgaatatgatgacgaatacaataatgaatacaTGAATGAAGAGAATGATGACGAGAATGAAAGAAGGAAGCGATTTGCATTGCGTGGTAGAAGAGGCCGTGGAAGAGGCAGAGGAAGATCGTTTCGAGGTAAACCACGGGGTAGAGGAAGACCGTAG
- a CDS encoding DEHA2B13552p (similar to CA3033|IPF13202 Candida albicans IPF13202) — translation MLEPSERLRNAIKSGNLPITKRLLHRFPELWLNRDSENKGWSNLHYASYHGNYLICFHLVSFINKNLGNIQKHYSKIDLLTFNELTIIHLPLIHHHSQTLHYLLQEFPGELWLNHPGGDLKQTPLHYACIYGFKEGIKLLLEFGAAWDATDLNGNTCLHLCFQYGNFDCIQDLLKFVLVCCKDRDEGLEVIEKFESIRNEKGWLAIDYAFSFELIKQYRFLKQELFVLNQELSGSMQSNSEFTRSSSSFNLSKEPSQTSLQENKVLSSPIIPMSQSQSQSQPQAQQDQQQNNKDVNDNPQTSKTVSIKNRAHSQSLPNADPVIDIQTNRNKSISTRRRSNTLYNYRPPNPINASSPRNSTGGPHTPITTQTAINNTPSLKSVTISPSVRSNGNENSSSPQSVISISSAINASPSHSAIRRKSMNNMAIIPLSYQNNDDRDQRRPSYSESIDARTTVMDRTPNKSDSTPSPSKQLPDIVRLPRRSSSTMSIGAKLATDDYSTSNPDQEDANISAPTITNEAIPMLRKAKSSTTDLNSTLSRQKSTILPSPEVESDNLKRSNISSISFSRVR, via the coding sequence ATGCTTGAACCGCTGGAAAGACTTCGGAATGCTATAAAGCTGGGTAATTTGCCGATAACAAAAAGGCTATTGCATAGGTTTCCCGAGTTATGGTTGAATAGAGATTCTGAAAATAAAGGATGGAGTAATTTACATTATGCTTCATACCATGgcaattatttgatttgcTTCCATTTAGTgtctttcattaataagaATTTGGGGAATATACAGAAACATTATTCCAAGATAGACTTACTCAcgtttaatgaattaactATAATCCATTTACCATTGATTCACCATCATTCACAGACAttgcattatttattacaagAGTTTCCAGGAGAACTATGGTTAAATCACCCTGGTGGAGATTTGAAGCAAACACCGTTGCATTATGCTTGCATTTATGGATTCAAAGAGGGTATTAAACTATTATTAGAGTTTGGGGCTGCGTGGGATGCAACAGATTTAAATGGTAATACTTGTTTGCATTTATGCTTTCAATACGGAAATTTCGATTGCATAcaagatttattgaaatttgtgCTAGTATGTTGTAAAGATAGAGATGAAGGATTagaagttattgaaaaattcgagTCAATCAGAAACGAAAAAGGATGGCTTGCCATTGACTACGCATTCTCGtttgaattgattaaacAATATCGTTTTTTGAAACAAGAGCTATTCGTACTCAATCAGGAGTTAAGCGGATCGATGCAATCAAATTCAGAGTTCACAAGGTCCAGTTCGTCGTTCAACTTAAGTAAAGAACCATCGCAAACTTCattacaagaaaataaagtCCTCTCTAGtccaataattccaatGTCACAATCCCAATCCCAATCACAACCACAAGCTCAACAAGATCAACagcaaaataataaagatgtAAATGACAATCCACAGACATCAAAAACGGTATCAATCAAGAATAGAGCCCATTCACAGTCATTACCTAACGCAGATCCTGTCATAGATATTCAGACAAATAGGAATAAATCGATAAGTACAAGGAGAAGGTCAAATACTCTATACAACTATAGACCACCAAATCCGATAAATGCTAGCTCCCCACGAAATTCAACAGGTGGACCACATACTCCGATAACCACCCAGACAGCGATAAATAATACACCATCATTAAAATCGGTTACTATATCCCCTCTGGTAAGGAGTAATGGTAATGAGAATTCTTCATCTCCCCAGTCTGTTATATCCATTTCGTCGGCCATCAATGCATCTCCTAGTCACTCTGCCATTCGCAGGAAAAGCATGAACAATATGGCAATAATCCCACTATCTTACCAAAACAATGACGATCGTGATCAAAGGCGACCATCTTATTCTGAGTCAATCGACGCAAGGACCACTGTAATGGATAGAACTCCTAATAAATCAGATTCAACACCTTCTCCTTCAAAACAATTACCAGATATAGTGAGATTACCTAGAAGATCATCATCGACTATGTCTATAGGTGCAAAGCTTGCGACTGATGATTATAGTACAAGCAACCCAGACCAAGAGGATGCGAATATTTCAGCACCAACGATTACAAATGAAGCTATACCGATGTTAAGGAAAgcaaaatcatcaacaacagATTTGAACTCGACTCTTTCAAGACAAAAGTCTACTATCTTGCCAAGTCCTGAGGTTGAAAGCGATAATTTGAAACGATCAAATATTAGTAGTATTAGCTTTAGCCGAGTTagatag
- a CDS encoding DEHA2B13508p (no similarity): MAGHAAKYIRHAAASAPHVDPRLKWTSKLLGATMWFVIMYRVKEDGPVMFGQKLPFENH, encoded by the coding sequence ATGGCCGGTCACGCAGCTAAATATATTCGTCATGCAGCAGCATCGGCTCCTCACGTCGATCCACGTTTAAAGTGGActtctaaattattaggTGCTACTATGTGGTTCGTTATTATGTACAGAGTGAAAGAAGATGGTCCAGTTATGTTCGGCCAAAAATTACCATTTGAAAACCATTAA
- a CDS encoding DEHA2B13486p (no similarity), whose product MRSSILSILLTVATSVNSKIVDYRVKNSELRVNLNDGSGDEYSGVVIHGNGKRDDGHESDRDNDDNDADDNNDGYESDRDNDNNGGNQTDNDGHDTDLDDDNDDHQRTASSGRTSSVKTSQSSKRTSTKTSQATDNDGNETDNDGHDTDSDDDNDGQRRTASSGRSSSLNNSQSSKRTSTKNSQATNNDGNETDNDGHDTDTDDDNDDHRHTTKSSSRQGSSQTSAQSSESSSTSNSQSTDSGSGAAADYQLSWLGISVAGAVALGGFLI is encoded by the coding sequence atgagGCTGTCAATTCTATCAATCCTTTTAACTGTGGCTACATCAGTTAACTCCAAAATAGTAGATTACAGAGTGAAAAATTCGGAACTTAGAGTTAATCTTAATGATGGTTCTGGCGATGAATACTCTGGTGTGGTGATTCATGGAAATGGGAAAAGAGACGATGGTCATGAAAGTGATCGAGACAACGATGACAATGATGCTGATGATAACAACGATGGTTATGAAAGTGATCGAGATAACGATAACAATGGTGGTAACCAAACTGACAACGATGGCCACGATACCGACTTGGACGACGACAATGACGACCATCAGCGTACTGCGTCCTCGGGACGTACTTCATCCGTGAAGACTTCACAATCTTCAAAACGTACATCGACAAAAACTTCGCAGGCAACTGATAATGACGGCAACGAAACTGATAACGATGGCCATGACACTGACTCGGATGACGACAATGATGGCCAACGTCGTACTGCGTCTTCGGGACGTAGTTCAtccttgaataattcacaATCTTCAAAACGTACATCGACAAAAAATTCGCAGGCAACTAACAACGATGGTAATGAAACTGATAATGATGGCCACGACACTGATACCGATGACGATAATGATGACCATAGACATACCACTAAGTCCTCTTCTAGACAAGGTTCATCGCAGACTTCAGCACAATCATCGGAATCTTCCTCTACAAGTAATTCGCAGTCAACTGATTCTGGGTCGGGCGCTGCAGCAGATTATCAACTTTCGTGGCTTGGTATATCCGTTGCTGGTGCAGTGGCACTTGGTGGCTTCTTGATTTAG
- a CDS encoding DEHA2B13464p (some similarities with uniprot|Q01498 Pichia acaciae NRRL Y-18665 plasmid pPac1-2 killer toxin) — translation MKSSILTILSTVLTSVNSKVEDHKIENSELSVNVNDGSGDEYSGVVIHGNEKRDDDDGQEDDGDNDGRTEIEDYCKFYIAQDNDETCASIAAKYSGLTESDIVSFNSKNGHFYGCDWIWEGDEICISKPYGDNDNDHQRTSSERSSSSKTSAQSSKLTSTRNSQATDNDGNETDTDDDHGRTTKSSSKRSSSQAPAQSSSTSNSQSTDSGSGATVDYQRSWFGIAGAIALGGFLI, via the coding sequence atgaagcTGTCAATTTTAACAATCCTTCTGACTGTGCTTACATCAGTTAACTCCAAAGTAGAAGATcacaaaattgaaaattcagaACTTAGTGTTAATGTTAACGATGGTTCTGGGGATGAATACTCTGGTGTAGTGATTCACGGAAATGAGAAAAgagacgatgatgatggtCAAGAAGATGATGGAGACAACGATGGTCGTACTGAAATAGAAGATTATTGTAAGTTTTATATTGCTCAAGATAATGACGAAACATGTGCTTCAATTGCGGCTAAATATTCTGGTCTTACAGAAAGCGATATTGTGAGttttaattctaaaaatGGTCATTTTTATGGTTGTGATTGGATATGGGAAGGAGATGAAATATGTATATCTAAACCTTATGGCGACAACGATAACGACCATCAGCGTACGTCCTCTGAACGTAGTTCATCCCTGAAAACTTCAGCACAATCTTCGAAACTTACATCGACAAGAAATTCGCAAGCAACTGATAACGATGGTAATGAAACTGACACTGATGACGACCATGGACGTACCACTAAGTCATCTTCTAAGCGTAGTTCATCGCAGGCTCCAGCACAATCATCGTCGACAAGTAATTCGCAGTCAACTGATTCAGGGTCTGGTGCTACAGTAGATTATCAACGTTCGTGGTTTGGTATTGCCGGTGCTATTGCACTTGGTGGCttcttgatttaa